Proteins encoded together in one Alteribacter keqinensis window:
- a CDS encoding quaternary amine ABC transporter ATP-binding protein: MKKIEVRNLTKVFGPNPKKGVSLLKEGKSKDEILKESGNTVGVNQASFDVNEGEFFVIMGLSGSGKSTLIRLVNRLIDPTSGSVLIDGEDITKMNMKSLIDTRRSKLGMVFQRFALLPHRTIQKNVEYGLEIQGMDTKNREEKAVEAIHAVGLSGYENSYPDELSGGMQQRVGLARALATDSDILLMDEAFSALDPLIRKDMQDELLELQDKLNKTILFITHDLDEALKLGDRIAIMKDGFIVQIGTSEEIMREPANDYVANFVQDVDRSKVLVAENVMKKPDVVTSSKDGPRVAVRRMKEKGISSIFVVDRGNVLKGLLTIEDAVKAIDTEEPLDGYLRHDYKTAEKDTPLEDLIPAAAETNYPIAVVENDRLRGIIVRVSILSGLGMGKGTDYSALQVHETPVAHTELNIEGDER, translated from the coding sequence ATGAAAAAAATTGAGGTACGTAATTTAACAAAAGTATTCGGACCGAACCCGAAAAAAGGGGTGTCATTGCTTAAAGAAGGCAAATCAAAAGATGAAATATTAAAAGAGTCAGGAAATACCGTCGGAGTAAACCAGGCCAGCTTTGACGTAAATGAAGGAGAGTTCTTTGTCATTATGGGTCTGTCCGGCAGCGGAAAGTCCACCTTAATCAGACTCGTAAACCGGCTTATCGATCCCACTTCCGGTTCTGTACTCATTGACGGGGAAGATATTACGAAAATGAACATGAAGTCTCTTATCGATACGAGAAGGTCGAAACTGGGGATGGTTTTTCAACGTTTTGCCCTCCTCCCTCACCGGACGATTCAGAAGAATGTGGAGTACGGACTGGAAATTCAGGGGATGGATACAAAAAATCGGGAAGAAAAAGCCGTTGAGGCGATTCACGCTGTAGGACTCTCCGGCTATGAAAACAGCTACCCTGATGAATTAAGCGGAGGGATGCAGCAGCGTGTGGGACTGGCGAGGGCACTGGCAACTGACTCCGATATTCTGCTGATGGATGAAGCGTTCAGTGCATTGGATCCGCTAATCCGAAAAGACATGCAGGATGAACTTCTTGAACTTCAGGATAAATTAAACAAAACGATTTTATTTATTACCCACGATCTGGATGAAGCATTAAAGCTTGGTGACCGCATCGCGATTATGAAGGACGGCTTTATCGTTCAGATCGGCACATCTGAAGAAATCATGCGTGAGCCGGCGAATGATTATGTGGCGAACTTTGTTCAGGACGTTGACCGCTCGAAAGTACTGGTTGCTGAGAATGTGATGAAAAAACCAGATGTGGTGACGTCTTCCAAGGATGGTCCCCGTGTGGCAGTGAGGCGCATGAAGGAAAAAGGCATTTCAAGTATTTTTGTCGTGGACAGAGGCAACGTGTTAAAAGGTCTTCTTACCATTGAAGATGCAGTAAAAGCGATCGATACAGAGGAACCACTGGATGGGTACTTAAGACACGATTATAAAACAGCGGAAAAAGATACCCCCCTTGAAGATCTGATCCCTGCTGCTGCGGAAACAAACTATCCTATTGCCGTTGTTGAAAATGACAGGCTCAGGGGCATCATTGTCCGGGTGTCTATTCTATCCGGACTTGGTATGGGTAAAGGAACGGATTATAGCGCTCTGCAGGTTCACGAGACACCAGTGGCACATACGGAGCTTAATATTGAGGGGGATGAGCGATGA
- a CDS encoding THUMP domain-containing class I SAM-dependent RNA methyltransferase, which translates to MNGKLTLIATAAMGLEAIVAKEVRDLGFEDVSVENGKVIFTSDMKGVARANLWLRTADRVKIKVGEFKATSFEELFEKTKALPWSEFLPVNAEFPVIGRSVKSGLYSVPDCQAIVKKAVVEKMKAAYRKDWFDETGGFYRIEVALLKDIATLTIDTSGTGLHKRGYRYLHNEAPLKETMAAAMIYLTNWTPDKPFVDPFCGSGTLPIEAAMIGQNIAPGVNREFAFEGWDWYKQKWIDEAHEEAEDMANYDQPLQIFGTDIDHKMVDLATNNAMEAGFPDQIAFKQMQAKDLRSKQEYGVILGNPPYGERMNEKAEVEKLYKDIGEVYRTYLPTWSVYIITSHEKFELFYGKKATKKRKLYNGNIKTDFYQFWGPRPPKK; encoded by the coding sequence ATGAACGGAAAATTAACCCTTATTGCTACAGCTGCCATGGGCCTTGAAGCAATCGTGGCAAAGGAAGTCCGCGACCTCGGCTTTGAAGATGTAAGCGTTGAAAATGGTAAAGTCATCTTTACTTCAGATATGAAAGGTGTCGCCCGCGCCAATTTGTGGCTCCGGACGGCAGACCGTGTAAAAATAAAAGTAGGAGAATTTAAAGCAACGAGCTTTGAAGAGCTCTTCGAGAAAACAAAAGCACTTCCCTGGTCTGAATTTCTCCCGGTGAATGCTGAATTTCCGGTAATCGGACGTTCTGTTAAATCCGGTTTATACAGTGTTCCGGACTGCCAGGCCATTGTAAAAAAAGCAGTAGTGGAAAAAATGAAGGCAGCCTACCGGAAAGACTGGTTTGATGAAACAGGGGGCTTTTACCGTATTGAAGTGGCATTGTTAAAGGACATTGCTACTCTGACAATTGATACGAGCGGAACCGGACTTCATAAACGCGGATACAGATACCTCCACAATGAGGCCCCGCTGAAGGAAACAATGGCTGCAGCTATGATCTACCTCACAAACTGGACACCGGACAAGCCCTTTGTGGATCCTTTCTGCGGATCAGGGACACTTCCCATAGAAGCTGCGATGATCGGACAGAACATTGCTCCCGGGGTCAACCGCGAGTTCGCCTTTGAGGGGTGGGACTGGTACAAACAAAAGTGGATTGATGAGGCTCATGAAGAAGCAGAGGATATGGCCAACTATGACCAGCCTCTTCAAATATTCGGTACAGATATAGACCACAAAATGGTGGACCTCGCCACAAACAACGCAATGGAAGCAGGATTTCCTGACCAGATTGCCTTTAAACAGATGCAGGCAAAAGATCTCCGTTCCAAACAGGAATACGGGGTCATTTTAGGCAACCCGCCATACGGAGAACGTATGAATGAAAAAGCCGAAGTTGAAAAGCTCTATAAAGACATTGGGGAAGTGTATCGGACGTACCTTCCGACATGGTCTGTTTATATCATTACGTCCCATGAAAAATTTGAACTTTTTTACGGAAAGAAAGCAACCAAAAAGCGAAAGCTATACAACGGAAATATCAAAACCGACTTTTATCAGTTCTGGGGTCCGCGTCCGCCGAAAAAATAA
- a CDS encoding reverse transcriptase-like protein: MVEVYIDGASAGNPGPSGAGIFIKGEGYVIKESIPLGTMTNHHAEFSALVEALKICAGHGFSIISLRTDSQIVADAVEKRYVKREEFQKYLNESLTLMDDHFDYCFIKWIPGKQNKEADFLSKRAVQMNK, translated from the coding sequence TTGGTTGAAGTATATATCGATGGAGCCAGTGCCGGAAATCCCGGTCCTTCCGGGGCAGGCATTTTTATTAAAGGTGAAGGCTATGTTATAAAAGAATCCATCCCCCTTGGAACCATGACCAATCATCATGCCGAGTTCTCCGCACTGGTTGAAGCCTTAAAGATTTGTGCCGGTCACGGATTCTCCATTATTTCTTTACGTACAGATTCACAGATTGTAGCTGACGCCGTGGAGAAAAGATACGTAAAGAGAGAAGAGTTCCAGAAGTATCTGAATGAGTCACTTACACTTATGGATGACCATTTTGATTATTGTTTTATAAAGTGGATACCGGGAAAGCAGAATAAGGAAGCCGACTTCCTGTCGAAACGAGCGGTCCAGATGAACAAGTAA
- the gpsB gene encoding cell division regulator GpsB codes for MQKKVARLTPKEILEKDFKTSIRGYSQDEVDQFLDQIIKDYDAFEKRIQVLEKEAEKMQKEASSVSEQTKRHKPLTAPQPQPQQHTNGGNTNYDILRRLSNLEKHVFGSKLNEE; via the coding sequence ATGCAAAAGAAGGTTGCCCGTTTAACACCAAAGGAAATTCTGGAAAAAGATTTTAAAACAAGTATCCGCGGATACAGTCAGGATGAAGTTGATCAGTTTCTGGATCAGATCATAAAAGATTACGATGCATTTGAAAAACGTATTCAGGTCCTGGAAAAAGAAGCTGAAAAGATGCAAAAAGAAGCGTCGTCAGTCAGTGAGCAGACGAAACGTCATAAGCCGCTTACAGCTCCCCAGCCGCAGCCACAGCAGCACACCAATGGCGGTAATACCAACTATGATATTTTACGACGCCTTTCCAACCTGGAGAAGCATGTTTTTGGCAGTAAGCTGAATGAAGAATAA
- a CDS encoding SLOG family protein, with translation MKGTCTYMYEALAVTGYKPNELGIFDEKHPHLPFLKDAIKEKLRALKEEIDFKWLITSGQPGVEQWAAEALLALKNDYPDLQLATLAPFYEQEERWKEVWKATYEMIWSNSDFTDYITKRPYENPAQLRMKNQFIIEKSHAFLVLYDEFTPGSPDYYLTYAKKKHEASDYPVFYLTPEDIEESIRARQEDWN, from the coding sequence GTGAAAGGAACGTGTACATATATGTATGAAGCCCTTGCCGTAACAGGATATAAACCCAATGAGCTTGGGATCTTTGACGAAAAGCATCCTCATCTTCCTTTTCTTAAAGACGCCATAAAAGAAAAACTCCGCGCTCTTAAAGAAGAGATAGATTTTAAATGGCTTATTACAAGCGGACAGCCTGGAGTTGAACAATGGGCTGCAGAAGCACTGCTGGCTCTTAAAAATGATTACCCTGATCTGCAGCTGGCAACACTGGCCCCGTTTTATGAGCAGGAGGAACGCTGGAAAGAAGTATGGAAAGCAACCTACGAAATGATCTGGTCAAATAGTGATTTTACTGACTATATTACAAAGCGGCCATACGAAAACCCGGCCCAGCTCAGAATGAAAAATCAGTTTATAATAGAAAAGAGCCACGCCTTTCTTGTACTGTATGACGAGTTTACTCCAGGGTCTCCTGATTATTACCTGACCTATGCAAAAAAGAAGCATGAAGCTTCGGATTACCCTGTCTTCTACCTCACTCCGGAGGATATTGAAGAGTCCATCAGAGCCCGGCAGGAAGATTGGAATTGA
- a CDS encoding spore coat protein gives MFKQQRPRRHCQVMPAQVHPTKQQMTHQCCEYIVPEVHPTHTTNVAHHLYKHVHTYPQTFSQVDQVSHQHFQGGPGQQVAGAQMGPNMGFPGQVAGAQAQPNMGFPGQVAGAQAQPNMGFPGQVAGAQAKPNMGFPGQVAGAQAQPNMGFPGQVAGAQFNGYGKGGKCGR, from the coding sequence ATGTTTAAGCAACAACGACCACGTCGTCATTGTCAGGTTATGCCAGCGCAAGTTCACCCGACTAAACAGCAAATGACGCATCAGTGTTGTGAGTACATTGTACCTGAGGTGCATCCGACTCATACGACAAACGTCGCTCATCACTTATATAAGCACGTTCACACGTATCCGCAGACGTTTTCTCAGGTGGACCAGGTTTCTCACCAGCATTTCCAAGGTGGCCCCGGGCAGCAGGTAGCAGGAGCTCAAATGGGACCAAATATGGGATTCCCTGGCCAGGTGGCAGGAGCTCAGGCTCAGCCAAACATGGGATTCCCGGGTCAGGTGGCAGGAGCCCAGGCTCAGCCGAACATGGGATTCCCTGGCCAGGTGGCAGGAGCCCAGGCAAAGCCAAACATGGGATTCCCTGGCCAGGTGGCAGGAGCTCAGGCCCAGCCAAACATGGGGTTCCCTGGCCAGGTGGCAGGAGCTCAGTTTAACGGGTATGGCAAAGGCGGAAAATGCGGCAGATAG
- a CDS encoding 2Fe-2S iron-sulfur cluster-binding protein gives MPKVEVPGFEPFETTEGTKLVLALEDNGIDILHRCGGKAKCTTCRVEVHQGDFEPPGEKELAKSLEEGCRLSCQIRVTSDVKVTPKMTVSSTGMDPGPRPEK, from the coding sequence ATGCCAAAAGTAGAAGTACCGGGATTTGAACCTTTCGAAACTACGGAAGGCACTAAGCTCGTTTTAGCACTCGAAGATAATGGAATCGATATCCTTCACCGATGCGGAGGGAAGGCAAAGTGCACAACCTGTAGGGTAGAAGTACACCAAGGCGACTTTGAGCCTCCGGGTGAAAAAGAACTTGCAAAATCACTTGAAGAAGGGTGCCGGCTGTCTTGTCAGATCAGAGTCACTTCAGACGTAAAAGTTACCCCTAAAATGACAGTTTCATCTACAGGAATGGACCCGGGACCACGACCGGAAAAGTAA
- a CDS encoding 3'-5' exonuclease — protein sequence MPETEDYNMQVSVLHYLRYIMLDIHLFHSMKRGWIFKNRPLYNALIHELNDIEPEGNIDDVALDDLTYTVFDLETTGFFPRMGDEVISIGAMKVNVNHIRFPEHFYEVVRPFKPVSEDVMKLTGLTNKEIKGGESFLIAFFRFVQFMSNTVLVAYPASFDIVFLKELSKRWGIKTFAPYYIDAYEIANFLYPDEKNNLDRVIKRVGVEERERHHALNDAHMTADLFLHFVEELKKRGITTYGELNNKIGKDRRNPVLRS from the coding sequence TTGCCAGAAACAGAGGATTATAATATGCAGGTATCTGTCCTTCATTATTTACGCTACATTATGTTGGATATCCATCTGTTTCACTCCATGAAACGGGGCTGGATTTTTAAGAACCGTCCTTTGTATAATGCCTTGATTCATGAGTTGAACGATATTGAGCCCGAAGGAAATATCGACGATGTTGCCCTTGACGATCTTACCTATACCGTATTTGACCTGGAGACGACAGGCTTTTTTCCCCGAATGGGTGATGAAGTGATTTCGATTGGGGCGATGAAGGTAAACGTTAATCATATCCGGTTTCCGGAACACTTTTACGAGGTGGTACGTCCATTTAAGCCTGTTTCAGAAGATGTAATGAAACTTACGGGACTTACAAATAAAGAGATTAAAGGAGGGGAATCGTTCCTGATTGCTTTCTTCCGGTTTGTTCAGTTCATGTCAAACACTGTTCTGGTCGCTTACCCTGCCAGTTTTGATATAGTATTTCTTAAGGAACTTTCAAAAAGGTGGGGAATCAAAACGTTTGCCCCATATTATATTGATGCTTATGAAATAGCCAACTTTCTCTATCCTGATGAAAAGAACAATCTCGACCGCGTAATCAAACGAGTCGGGGTGGAAGAAAGGGAGCGGCATCACGCTTTAAATGATGCTCATATGACAGCTGATTTATTTCTACACTTTGTAGAAGAACTGAAAAAGCGCGGAATAACAACTTACGGTGAACTCAACAACAAAATAGGAAAAGACCGCAGAAACCCGGTTCTGCGGTCTTGA
- a CDS encoding DUF294 nucleotidyltransferase-like domain-containing protein, with protein MTEEETYIDVMRKAFPFQLLTDEQFETVVRDSTRQSFQENEFIFHEDEEEVEVYFLLKGLAKNVLHREDGKQFSVRFYYPGDLIGLMILLSGGEMNFSVQALESCESVKLKKSALLKVMTENNAFSDTILSGIGQRMKSLYDEMKKGNTSTSTENIALYKTRVHTIMDKPRFIYKDQSILQAAKTLGDWGGQGLTVVDHDHHLKGTITQTELLKGLSHGVPEDQVEKWMITSPVSTQADAFSYEVLTYFKDDRINLVPVLNGEKVVGILTAESFLRLHESEYLNLYYNVNHAKSLSELSALSPKSNESFLSFTEELLSEQTYGTEMSEFISKYNDQVHIQVIRAALKEMKLEGYGSPPVNYCFIVMGSQGRGEQAFSTDQDNGFILDNYEHLDNRKQVDEYFRCFAEKINAGLVECGFPECTGGIMAKESKWRRSIDHWEREVFRWLRETDGQEVRDFTIFIDYRPLFGDFTLAENLRERITNPIQKARILHAMLMKDTIRFRVPIQAFGRISTKGKNRTIDLKKAAIMQIVNGIRIFSIRYGVEEVSTLKRLHVLSKEEVFHPRDAKNAKLALDYLYQLRIQENLKQLRQDTPLTNELSPHILTKDQRRQLKEALLVAKRMQQMSELSFARNRGL; from the coding sequence GTGACTGAGGAAGAGACGTATATTGATGTAATGAGAAAAGCATTTCCCTTTCAATTGTTAACTGATGAGCAATTCGAAACGGTAGTGCGTGACTCCACTCGTCAGTCGTTTCAGGAGAACGAATTTATTTTCCATGAAGACGAGGAAGAAGTAGAAGTTTACTTTTTATTAAAAGGACTCGCTAAAAATGTGCTTCACAGGGAAGACGGAAAGCAGTTTTCCGTTCGATTCTACTACCCGGGGGATTTGATCGGGCTGATGATTCTTCTATCGGGAGGGGAAATGAATTTTTCTGTACAGGCCCTTGAAAGCTGCGAATCCGTAAAACTGAAAAAAAGTGCCCTGTTAAAGGTTATGACTGAAAACAACGCATTCTCGGACACGATCCTGAGTGGCATCGGGCAGCGGATGAAGTCTCTTTACGATGAAATGAAAAAAGGAAATACGTCCACAAGTACCGAGAATATTGCTCTTTATAAAACACGGGTACACACCATTATGGATAAGCCGAGATTTATTTATAAGGATCAGTCTATTCTGCAGGCAGCAAAGACTCTAGGAGACTGGGGAGGCCAGGGGCTTACAGTTGTTGATCATGACCACCATCTGAAAGGAACCATTACACAGACTGAACTGCTTAAGGGTCTGAGTCACGGGGTGCCGGAGGACCAGGTGGAAAAATGGATGATTACCAGCCCCGTATCCACTCAGGCGGACGCTTTCAGCTATGAGGTGCTTACATACTTCAAAGATGACAGGATTAACCTTGTTCCTGTTCTCAACGGAGAGAAAGTAGTGGGAATCCTGACGGCAGAGTCATTTTTAAGACTTCATGAATCAGAATATTTAAATCTGTACTATAACGTCAATCATGCCAAAAGCCTGAGTGAACTTTCAGCGCTTTCTCCCAAATCAAATGAATCTTTCCTCTCATTTACTGAGGAACTGCTCAGTGAACAAACCTACGGTACGGAAATGAGTGAATTTATCTCCAAGTACAACGATCAAGTTCATATTCAGGTTATCCGGGCTGCCTTAAAGGAAATGAAGCTGGAAGGATACGGTTCCCCGCCTGTTAATTACTGCTTTATTGTGATGGGAAGTCAGGGGAGAGGAGAGCAGGCATTCAGTACGGATCAGGATAATGGTTTTATTCTGGACAATTATGAACATCTGGACAACCGCAAACAGGTGGATGAGTACTTCCGCTGCTTTGCAGAAAAAATCAATGCCGGCCTTGTCGAGTGCGGGTTTCCCGAGTGCACAGGCGGAATCATGGCAAAGGAATCGAAGTGGCGCCGGTCCATAGATCATTGGGAAAGAGAAGTCTTCCGGTGGCTTCGGGAAACGGACGGCCAGGAAGTGCGGGACTTTACTATTTTTATTGACTATCGTCCTTTATTTGGAGACTTTACACTTGCGGAGAACCTGCGTGAACGGATTACGAATCCGATTCAGAAGGCTAGAATTCTTCATGCAATGCTGATGAAAGATACGATCCGTTTCAGAGTCCCGATTCAGGCGTTCGGCAGAATCAGTACGAAAGGGAAGAACCGTACTATCGATCTAAAGAAGGCTGCCATTATGCAGATTGTAAACGGCATTCGAATTTTTTCAATCCGGTATGGAGTTGAGGAAGTAAGCACGCTGAAACGTCTTCATGTGTTAAGCAAGGAAGAGGTTTTTCATCCGCGGGATGCAAAGAACGCAAAGCTTGCCCTTGATTACCTTTATCAGCTCAGAATACAGGAAAATTTGAAGCAGTTAAGGCAGGACACTCCCCTGACAAACGAACTGTCCCCTCATATTCTGACCAAGGACCAGAGAAGGCAGCTCAAGGAAGCACTGCTCGTTGCTAAGCGAATGCAGCAGATGAGTGAGTTAAGCTTTGCCAGAAACAGAGGATTATAA
- a CDS encoding ribonuclease H-like domain-containing protein yields MVRGKLQRLKGYINTETDSVQRIPKDGPDPEQEKTSSFPFSYEKKWYDFGFELHFYEGEYSLIRRKTYPVSSFHGSSAFSDLFHVHKQWQEEEEDHPLSLKGVDLEDLLFFDTETTGLSSGAGTTIFLMGYSRIKGDQVEIVQHFMPGPASEAAFFHGFLTDFSDTNQLVSYNGKAFDWPHLKSRHAFVRNEVPKLPLFGHYDLLHAARRLWKAELPSCRLSIVEEEKLNVKRVNETPGSLAPILYFEYLNHEDPEELLGIFKHHEWDVLSLIVLFSRISQRLLHMPHVQTTGREHLEMGKWFEQAKNSQQAEAHYVKALEYDGGIRQEAYVKLGHIYKKQKNPEKAREFFEKSLTGTGESKAAREAYEELAKLIEHQDKDYEKALVYTNLAIESEKKISRLLRSHKPKTEGLLKRKTRLEIKIEKWGDSQ; encoded by the coding sequence ATGGTGAGAGGAAAATTGCAGCGGCTTAAGGGATACATAAATACAGAAACTGACTCTGTACAAAGAATTCCTAAGGATGGACCTGATCCTGAACAGGAAAAGACATCATCGTTTCCATTTTCATATGAAAAGAAATGGTATGATTTTGGATTTGAACTTCATTTTTACGAAGGAGAATACTCCCTTATCAGGAGAAAAACATACCCTGTCTCTTCCTTTCACGGGAGCAGTGCGTTTTCTGACCTGTTTCATGTTCATAAGCAGTGGCAGGAGGAAGAGGAAGATCATCCTCTGTCTCTGAAAGGGGTCGATTTAGAAGATCTGTTGTTTTTTGATACAGAAACAACAGGCCTTTCAAGCGGGGCAGGGACAACGATCTTTTTGATGGGGTATTCCCGGATCAAAGGAGATCAGGTAGAGATCGTTCAGCATTTTATGCCAGGCCCTGCGAGCGAAGCGGCATTTTTTCATGGTTTTCTAACGGATTTCAGTGATACTAATCAGCTTGTGAGTTATAACGGAAAAGCATTCGACTGGCCTCATTTAAAATCCCGGCACGCATTTGTCAGAAACGAAGTCCCAAAACTGCCATTGTTCGGTCATTACGATTTGCTCCATGCTGCGAGAAGGCTCTGGAAAGCCGAACTTCCTTCGTGCAGGCTTTCCATCGTTGAAGAAGAAAAGCTGAACGTGAAGCGGGTAAATGAAACACCGGGGAGTCTTGCTCCGATTCTTTATTTCGAATACTTGAATCACGAGGATCCTGAAGAACTGCTTGGAATTTTTAAACACCATGAATGGGATGTTCTCAGCCTGATTGTTCTGTTTTCCCGGATATCCCAGCGACTCCTCCATATGCCTCATGTGCAAACGACCGGAAGAGAGCATCTTGAAATGGGGAAATGGTTTGAACAGGCGAAGAATTCACAACAGGCAGAGGCACACTATGTAAAAGCTCTTGAGTACGACGGAGGGATCCGCCAGGAAGCGTATGTCAAGCTCGGTCATATTTATAAAAAACAAAAAAATCCTGAAAAAGCGAGGGAGTTTTTTGAAAAAAGCCTGACTGGCACCGGGGAATCAAAAGCAGCCAGGGAAGCGTATGAAGAACTTGCAAAACTGATTGAACACCAGGACAAAGATTATGAAAAAGCACTGGTATACACGAACCTGGCTATTGAATCAGAGAAAAAGATCTCGCGCCTTCTGCGTTCACATAAACCTAAAACAGAAGGTCTTCTTAAACGAAAAACACGTCTTGAAATTAAAATTGAGAAATGGGGTGACTCGCAGTGA